In Fimbriimonadaceae bacterium, the following are encoded in one genomic region:
- a CDS encoding DUF418 domain-containing protein, whose product MQAVAPTVHGRIQALDFLRGIAILGILPANIAAFAEPSGPLFSTALPLSEPTSVEKWIEVVKLFLVTGKFRSMLAVLFGIGIWMQYEKRRSVPNAWPWGYLKRTGYLALLGLAHGLFLWYGDILWIYSGTAAVACFLATASERNLRRVIVAGAALALLASAGAFLGAVAMWSEGMRALPKTWSAGAMSPAAEVATFAAGSYSEQLAQRATVFAGSGGPAVVLMLPFLLPLFCLGVLWGRSGFLFKPGAHAMARGRVLLVGLGGGLALNALALALRPLPFNYFATLPWELFFGPILSLGYLVLGAMWVESGRLPGVVRAVSAVGRVALSAYLLQTVACTFVFYSWGLGMFGSVDRVEQMKIVLGVWGVDLVFAAVWLRFFNLGPIEWLWRSLTEGRRLPLLKSP is encoded by the coding sequence ATGCAGGCGGTCGCCCCTACGGTCCATGGTCGCATCCAGGCCTTGGATTTCCTTCGCGGGATCGCCATTTTGGGCATCTTGCCCGCGAACATCGCGGCGTTCGCCGAGCCTTCCGGTCCCTTGTTCAGTACGGCCCTCCCCTTGTCGGAGCCGACAAGCGTCGAGAAGTGGATCGAGGTCGTCAAGCTCTTTTTGGTGACCGGCAAGTTCCGATCGATGCTGGCCGTCTTGTTCGGGATCGGCATCTGGATGCAGTACGAGAAGCGAAGGTCCGTCCCCAACGCTTGGCCTTGGGGCTATTTGAAGCGCACCGGGTACCTTGCGCTGCTGGGGTTGGCCCACGGCCTGTTCCTGTGGTACGGGGACATCCTCTGGATCTACTCGGGCACCGCGGCGGTTGCTTGTTTTCTCGCCACGGCTTCGGAGCGCAATCTGCGCCGGGTGATCGTGGCAGGCGCGGCGCTGGCGCTCCTCGCATCGGCGGGTGCCTTCTTGGGAGCCGTCGCCATGTGGAGCGAGGGGATGAGGGCGTTGCCCAAAACTTGGAGCGCCGGAGCGATGTCGCCTGCTGCCGAGGTGGCGACCTTTGCGGCGGGGAGCTACAGCGAGCAGTTGGCTCAGCGCGCCACGGTCTTCGCCGGCTCGGGAGGACCCGCGGTGGTGCTCATGTTGCCGTTCCTGCTGCCGCTGTTTTGTCTGGGAGTGCTTTGGGGCCGAAGCGGGTTTCTTTTCAAGCCCGGGGCCCACGCCATGGCGCGCGGCCGGGTGTTGCTGGTGGGATTGGGGGGCGGATTGGCGCTGAACGCCCTCGCGTTGGCCCTTCGTCCGTTGCCGTTCAACTACTTCGCCACCTTGCCCTGGGAGCTGTTCTTCGGGCCCATTCTCAGCCTCGGGTACCTGGTCCTCGGGGCGATGTGGGTCGAGTCGGGGAGGCTTCCAGGCGTTGTGCGAGCGGTTTCCGCCGTTGGGCGAGTGGCCCTGAGCGCTTACCTCCTCCAGACCGTGGCGTGCACGTTTGTGTTCTACTCCTGGGGATTGGGGATGTTTGGAAGCGTGGACCGAGTCGAGCAGATGAAGATCGTGCTTGGCGTTTGGGGCGTCGACCTCG
- a CDS encoding alpha/beta hydrolase, producing the protein MAPLLLLLAPVVSDRGIVYSHAGGESLEMDIHRPATVEGALPCVVVIHGGSWIGGKREDMDALAKALAEKGLVAANITYRLAKAPQFHRWPAMLDDAQTAVRFLRANAAKYHVDPMRMGSAGASAGGHLALFLGCRDTRDPDPKEYPEVSSRVSAVLDLFGPTDMTQDYPRNVAIDFLYQTVLGKPRDKAEAEIRDASPLLFIDKRSAPVFIVQGLVDPLVNPHQSQMLEAKLKEMGIGVEARYVEGMGHGGDPNDPKIGEAYAAGIDWIAKELLASRRKAA; encoded by the coding sequence TTGGCGCCGCTGCTCCTGCTTCTCGCTCCGGTCGTGTCCGATAGGGGAATCGTCTACTCCCATGCAGGAGGCGAATCGCTGGAAATGGACATCCACCGGCCCGCAACTGTGGAGGGAGCCCTTCCCTGCGTCGTGGTCATCCACGGAGGGTCCTGGATCGGTGGCAAACGCGAGGACATGGATGCCCTGGCCAAGGCCCTGGCCGAGAAGGGCCTGGTGGCGGCGAACATCACCTACCGGCTCGCCAAGGCGCCGCAATTCCACCGCTGGCCCGCGATGCTCGACGATGCCCAAACCGCGGTCCGCTTCCTTCGCGCCAATGCGGCCAAATACCACGTGGATCCGATGCGCATGGGCTCCGCCGGCGCCAGCGCGGGAGGCCACCTCGCGCTGTTCCTGGGGTGCCGCGACACGCGCGATCCCGACCCGAAGGAGTACCCCGAAGTCTCAAGCCGGGTGTCGGCCGTCCTCGACCTGTTCGGCCCCACCGACATGACTCAGGACTACCCGCGCAACGTGGCGATCGACTTTCTGTACCAGACCGTTCTGGGCAAGCCGAGGGACAAGGCGGAGGCGGAGATTCGCGATGCGAGCCCCCTTCTGTTCATCGACAAGCGCTCGGCTCCCGTGTTTATCGTGCAAGGGCTCGTGGACCCTCTTGTGAACCCCCATCAGAGCCAGATGCTGGAAGCCAAGCTCAAGGAGATGGGCATCGGGGTTGAGGCGAGGTATGTCGAGGGCATGGGGCACGGAGGCGACCCGAACGACCCCAAGATCGGTGAAGCCTATGCGGCCGGCATCGACTGGATCGCCAAGGAACTTCTCGCCTCCCGCAGAAAGGCTGCCTAA